The Sandaracinus amylolyticus genomic interval GGCGACCGAGGTGCTCCACGCGATGCGCCTCGATGCGCGCTCGGCGGCCGGCATCGCCGGCGGCAGCCTGCCGCGGATCGCCCGGCACCGCGCCGCGCTCATCGCGGAGTTCGGCGAGCGCGCCCGCGCGCTGCTCGACGACCTGCCGACCGTCGTCTACGCGACGTACCAGGCGGCGTACGACGTCGACGCGGCCGAGGACGACAGCGACATGCGCGAGCTGCACCGCCAGGTGCTCGAGGAGCACCAGCTCATCGCCGGCGACCTCGACGCCCTCGCCAACCGCAAGATCATCGACCGCTCGCGCATCGACGCCGGGCGCTCGATCCTGGGCTACCGGACGACCGTCGACAGCACGTTCGTGCTCCTCAGCCTCACCCGCTCGCTCTGGATGACCATCCAGGGCCGGACGCTGCTCACCGAGGCCGACCTCGAGCGCATCGAGGCGAAGGCGCAGGCGATGCTCGACCGCCTGAACCAGCGCGAGCAGCGCGCGACCCGCATGCCCACGCGCGAGCTGCGCGACCGCGCGCTCACGCTGCTCGTCCGCACCTACGACGAGATCCGCCGGATGCTCACGTTCGTGCGCTGGGCGCAGGGCGACGCCGACGAGATCGCGCCGTCGCTCTACGCGCGTCGCGGCCGCAAGCACGGCGGCACCGACACCGACCCGCCCGACGAGGACGTCGAGCCGACGCCGGAGCCGGAGCCCACGCCGGCGCCGATCGTCATCGAGGGCCCGAACAACGGCGGCGGACCCTTCGCCCCGTGATCGCAGCGCGCGGCGCTGGGACAGTCGACCACGACCACGCCCACGACCACGTCGATGCGCGCGAACCGGCTGCACGTCGGCAAGCCGCCTCGTGAACGTAGACCGGACGTGAGCGTGGGCGTGGACGAGACCGCCATCACCGCGCTCGCTGCTCTCTCCTCTCCTTCGCACCGCTCACGGAGGCGATCGTGGCTCCTCGACTGCACCTCGGTCAGCGCCGGTCCATCGACGGACGCAACGACCTCGGACCGTTCCACCTGCCCACCCATCACCTGCTGACGCACGCGGTCGTCGTCGGGATGACCGGCAGCGGCAAGACCGGCCTCGTCACCGTGATGGTCGAGGAGGCGCTGCGCGCCGGCGTGCCGGTGCTGGTGATCGGCGTCAAAGGCGACCTGCCGAACCTGAAGCTCGCGTTCCCGTCGCTCGACGCGGCGCGGATGGGGCCGTGGGTGGAGCCCGAGCCCGACGACGACGACGGCGTCGCCGATGCGCACGTGGTCGAGGCGGCGCTGGCGAAGCACGCCGAGGGCCTCCGCGAGTGGTCGATCGGGGAGGCCGAGCTCGCAGCGCACGCGGCGAGCACGATGGTGCGCGTCGTGACGCCCGGCTCCGACGCCGGCGAGCCGCTGCATCTCCTGTCGGCGCTCGAGCGCAGCTCGGACGCCTGGGCGCACGACGCCGCCGCGAAACGCGCGCGCCTGAGCGCCGCGATCTCGCTGGTGCTGCGCCTCACCGGGCGCGACGGCGACCCCGGCAAGAGCCGCGAGCACGCGTTCCTCGCGGTGCTCGCCGAGCAGCGGGTGCGGCGCGGCGAGACCGCGGCGCTCGAGCAGCTGGTGCCCGAGATCCTCGAGCCGCCGCTCGCCGTGGTGGGCGCGCTGCCGGTCGAGCAGTTCCTCTCGGCGCGCCTCCGGGCCGAGCTCGCGGCCGACCTCAACACGCTGATCGCGTCACCGTCGTTCGCGTCGTGGCGGACGGGCCAGGATCTCGACGTCGCTCGGTGGATGGAGAAGGCCGACGGCAAGACACCGGCGACGGTGGTGAGCGTCGCGCACCTCGACGACGACGAGCGCGCGCTGGTGCTCGGCGTGCTGCTCGAGGAGGTGCTGACGTGGACGCGCAGCCTGCCCGGGAGCAGCCGGCTCAAGGCGCTCGTCGTGTTCGACGAGGTCTACGGCTTCATCCCGCCTCATCCGGCGAGCCCCCCGACCAAGCGTCCGCTCGTCGCGCTGATGAAGCAGGCGCGCGCGTATGGCGTCGGCGTCGTGCTCGCGACGCAGAACCCGATGGACCTCGACTACCGCGCGCTGTCCAACGCCGGCACGTGGATGCTCGGGCGCCTGCAGACCGACGCCGATCGCGCGCGCGTGATGGAAGGCCTCGGCGAGGACAAGAAGAAGAGCGAGCTCGGCGCGCTCGTGAAGATGCTCGCGCCGCGCTGGTTCGTGGTGCGCGACGCGAAGACGTCGCAGGCCACGCTCCTCAACCCGCGCTGGGCGATGTCGTACCTGCGCGGCCCGATGACGCAGAGCGAGATCCGGCGCGCGACGCGGAGCGAGCAGGAGGGCGAACGCGAGCTCGCCGGATGAGCGCTCGCCTGGGGCGCGCGCGTCAGAGACCGCCGATGTGGCCGCCGCCGCCGAAGCCGCCACCGCCGAGGCGGAGGGGCGGGCCGATGCCGAGCGTCGCGCGGAAGGTCGCGGGCGCGGCGTCGGGCGGCGCGGAGAAGCGCGAGGCGCGCAGCGCGTCGACGACGCACGCGGCGGCGCGGCCGGACGGGCGGATTGCACGCGCGTCGCTCACCGCGCCGCTCGCGTCCACCGTGACCTGCACGTCGTACGCGATCTCGCGCGCGCCGCGACGACACGCGACGAAGCGCTCCAGATCGCGCGGCCCGAGCGGGCCGTGCCACGACACGCCGGAGCTGCTGCCGCTGCCGCCGAAGGAGCCGATGCCGACGAGCGGCGCGAGCACCGAGAGCGTCACGCGCACCGTGGCGGGATGACCGTGCGGGAAGCGCGCCCCCGCGAGCGCGCCGCGCACGCACTCCGCCGACGGTCCGTCGTACGTCGCGATGGTGACGCGACCGCGCGCATCTACGTCGAGCGCGAGCGGATGCGACTCGAGCACCGGGCCCGGGCCGGCGCAGCGTGCGTTCAGCTCGGGCAGCGCCCAGTCGAGCGCCCAGCCCGCCTCGCGCGCCGTGAGGCCCTCCGCGGCGTCGACCACGATGCTGAACACACGGTGCTGCGCGTGGTCGCCCTCGCTCGTCACCGCCGGCGCGGCGTCCTGCGCGTTCGCCGTCGCGAGCGCGCCGAGCATCACGAGCGAGAGCACGCCCGTGGTCGTCGATCTCGTCATCGCTGCGAGAATGACACGCTCGGCCGAGGCGCTCCTTCGGGAGGCAACGACGCTCACTTCGTCCTCCGGCAAGCCGAACACACCCGATCGACGGACCCGTCTCGGACGCGGCGATGCCGTCCGTGCTCCGTCGTGCGTGCTACGGGGATCGGTCGAGCCGTGAGGGCGCGTGCTCCATCTTCGCCTCGCGCGCGACGACCCACGCCCTCGAGCGGTTCTTCGCGGGCCCGATGTCGCGCTGGTGGTCGATCCCCGAGGCGACGACGAGCGCAGCGGCCACTGCGAGAACGGCGAGCACCGTCGTGCGCCAGCGCGAGAATCGATTCGAGGACACGCGATGTTCTCCTATGCGCGCCGGCGCCGCGCATGATCACTCGAAGGACGAGACGAGCAGCCCGAGGAGCGCGGACACGAGCACGACCGCGGCCAGCACGACGAGCGCGATTCCGCCGACCTTGGATGCCTCGCGTACGCTCGGGGCGACCGGGCCGACCCGGAACGACGGCGGCTCGCGGGAGGGAAGCGACAGCGCCGCAGCGAGAGCGCGGTCGATGTGCGGGGGACATGGCCGCTGCGCGCCCTCGACGACCTTGCGCGAGGTGTATGCGCGGTGCTCGGCCGAGCTCTCGCCGAGCTCGTTGCGGAGCTCGTCTTCTCCGATTCCGGCGAAGTCATCGTCGTCGAAGAACGCTGCGGCCTCCCACGGCTGCACCTCACCGCGAGCCACGAGCCAGCCATCGCCCTCTTGGTACTGGAGCTCGCGCACGCATGCATCGCCGCGGAACAGCGCGAGACGGAACGAGTCCCCCGCGATGCGGAGAGCGACCGCGCTGCGCCCGGGGAGCGCCGCGGCGAGGCGCGCGGCGGCGCCGTGGACGCGCTCCCACGGCAGGTCGTCGGTGAGCTCCAAACACGACCACTGTCGCGCGTCGCGACGCGCGCGCTCGGGTGCGCTGGGGACGGAGATCGTGTGACCCGGAAAGACCGATTCGAGCGTTCGCGCGATGTCGGCCTGCGCGTCCTCGCCGTCGGCCTGGATGTAGATGCGATGGATCATGCGCGGCGACTCCGGAAGGGACTCGTCCTCGTACGCTCGCAGGATCGCGAGCGCCCCCGCAGCATCCTACGAAGGCGGCCTGCTGCTCCGTGACCGCGCGCAGCGCCTGCGCGCTCGGCGTGGCGGGCTGCCGAGGCGGCGGGCGAGGCGCTGAGCGATCGCTGACGTCGGACGCCGCGGACTGCATCGCGACTGCGTCCACCAGCGCCGGCCGCGCCTGCGCGGTGAGCAGCTGGCGGGCGTGCACGTCCTCGCGGCGGGCGCGCGCGAAGCTCAGGCCGAGCAGCGGCGACACGCGCGCGCGGCGCGGGCGCGCTCGTCGCTCCTGCCCGGCCGGCCGCGGGGTGCCGTGGACGCGCGGCACCACGCCGCGCGCCACTCGTAGGACCTCAGCGCGCGCGGCGGCGCGCGGCCAGCACGAGCGCCAGCGCGAGCATGGCCGCCGCGGCGATCGGGCTCACCGCGCGGCGATCGCCGCCGATCACGACGCAGCCGCAGCCGCCGTCCTCGCGCATCACCACGCCGGCGTCGGGCGAGGTGCCCGCGTCGGGCGCGACGCTCGCGTCGAGCGTCTCGCCGGCGTCGGTGCCGGCGTCGGGCGCGTCGTCGTCGTCGAGGATCGTGCCCTCGGCCGAGTCCTCGTCGAGCGTCGCGTTCGTCGCGGCGCTGAGCACGAGGAGCAGCGTCTCGTCGTTCTCGACCTCGACGTCGCCGAGCACCTGCACCGTGACCGTCTGCGTCGTCTCGCCGGGCGCGAACGTGAGCGTGCCGCTCGCGGTCTCGTAGTCGCCGTCCTCGATCGTCGCGGTGCCGTCTTCGGTCGTGTAGTCGATCGTGACGGTGTCGCTGCTCGCGTGGCTCAGCGTGATCGTGAACGCGAGATCGGTGGTGCCCTCGTCGCCCTCGTCGACCTCGGCGCCCGCGACGACGACGATCGGCGCGCCCTCGTCGTCGAGGATCGTGAGCGCGCCCTCGTCGTCGGAGATCGTCGCGTTCGTCGCGCCCGACAGGCGCACGAGCACGGTCTCGTCGTCCTCGGAGGTCGTGTCGCCGGTCACGTCGATCGCGACCGGCTGCGAGACCTCGCCCGGCGCGAACGTGAGCGTGCCCGACGCCGCGACGTAGTCGTCGCTCGTGGCGCTGCCGTCGGCGCTCGCCCACGC includes:
- a CDS encoding ATP-binding protein, which produces MAPRLHLGQRRSIDGRNDLGPFHLPTHHLLTHAVVVGMTGSGKTGLVTVMVEEALRAGVPVLVIGVKGDLPNLKLAFPSLDAARMGPWVEPEPDDDDGVADAHVVEAALAKHAEGLREWSIGEAELAAHAASTMVRVVTPGSDAGEPLHLLSALERSSDAWAHDAAAKRARLSAAISLVLRLTGRDGDPGKSREHAFLAVLAEQRVRRGETAALEQLVPEILEPPLAVVGALPVEQFLSARLRAELAADLNTLIASPSFASWRTGQDLDVARWMEKADGKTPATVVSVAHLDDDERALVLGVLLEEVLTWTRSLPGSSRLKALVVFDEVYGFIPPHPASPPTKRPLVALMKQARAYGVGVVLATQNPMDLDYRALSNAGTWMLGRLQTDADRARVMEGLGEDKKKSELGALVKMLAPRWFVVRDAKTSQATLLNPRWAMSYLRGPMTQSEIRRATRSEQEGERELAG
- a CDS encoding energy transducer TonB — encoded protein: MTRSTTTGVLSLVMLGALATANAQDAAPAVTSEGDHAQHRVFSIVVDAAEGLTAREAGWALDWALPELNARCAGPGPVLESHPLALDVDARGRVTIATYDGPSAECVRGALAGARFPHGHPATVRVTLSVLAPLVGIGSFGGSGSSSGVSWHGPLGPRDLERFVACRRGAREIAYDVQVTVDASGAVSDARAIRPSGRAAACVVDALRASRFSAPPDAAPATFRATLGIGPPLRLGGGGFGGGGHIGGL